A DNA window from Ornithobacterium rhinotracheale DSM 15997 contains the following coding sequences:
- the galK gene encoding galactokinase, giving the protein MSLENTVRNTFKEKFGTEGEVYASPGRINLIGEHTDYNGSFVFPGAIDKGMIAEIKKNGTDKVRAYSVDLKESAEFGLNEEDAPSQSWAKYIFGVCREIQKRGGKIEGFDTAFAGDVPLGAGMSSSAALESTYAFALNEMFNLGIDKFELAKIGQATEHNYVGVKCGIMDQFASVFGKEGHLMRLDCKSMEYEYFPFSPDTHGYRLVLLDTVVKHELASSAYNKRRESCERAAEAIKKNHPEVEFLRDASMDMLNEVKDQISEEDYKRAEYVIEETQRVLDVCEALEKGDYETVGDRMYKTHHGMSKLYEVSCEELDFLNDVAKECGVTGSRVMGGGFGGCTINLVKEDLYDEFIEKAKKAYLEKYGREPKVYDVVISNGARKLK; this is encoded by the coding sequence ATGAGTTTAGAAAACACTGTAAGAAATACTTTTAAAGAAAAGTTCGGAACTGAAGGCGAAGTTTATGCCTCTCCAGGTAGAATTAACTTAATTGGTGAGCATACCGATTACAACGGAAGTTTCGTATTTCCAGGAGCTATCGACAAAGGAATGATAGCTGAAATCAAGAAAAACGGTACCGATAAAGTGCGTGCCTATTCAGTAGACTTAAAAGAAAGTGCAGAATTTGGCTTAAATGAAGAAGACGCTCCAAGCCAAAGCTGGGCTAAATATATTTTTGGTGTATGCCGTGAAATTCAAAAAAGAGGTGGAAAAATCGAGGGATTTGATACTGCCTTTGCAGGAGATGTGCCACTAGGAGCAGGTATGTCATCATCTGCAGCACTCGAAAGCACTTACGCTTTTGCCTTAAACGAAATGTTCAATCTTGGTATTGATAAATTTGAATTGGCTAAAATCGGGCAAGCTACAGAGCACAACTATGTAGGCGTGAAATGTGGAATCATGGATCAGTTTGCTTCCGTTTTTGGAAAAGAAGGACACTTGATGCGCCTTGACTGTAAATCTATGGAATACGAATATTTCCCATTCAGTCCGGATACACATGGCTATCGTTTAGTTTTGCTAGACACTGTCGTAAAACACGAATTGGCTTCTTCTGCATACAACAAGCGTCGTGAATCTTGCGAGCGTGCTGCCGAAGCGATTAAGAAAAATCATCCAGAAGTGGAATTTTTGAGAGATGCTTCTATGGATATGCTTAACGAAGTAAAAGACCAAATCTCTGAAGAAGACTACAAGCGTGCAGAATATGTAATCGAAGAAACTCAGCGTGTGCTTGATGTGTGCGAGGCGTTGGAAAAAGGAGATTACGAAACTGTGGGCGACAGAATGTACAAAACGCACCACGGCATGAGCAAACTTTACGAAGTGAGCTGCGAGGAATTAGATTTCTTAAACGATGTGGCTAAAGAATGTGGCGTAACTGGTTCTCGTGTAATGGGCGGTGGCTTTGGTGGCTGTACAATCAACTTGGTAAAAGAAGATTTATACGACGAATTCATCGAAAAAGCTAAAAAAGCCTATTTAGAAAAATATGGTCGTGAGCCAAAAGTTTACGATGTAGTCATCAGCAACGGTGCTAGAAAATTGAAATAA